A window from Scleropages formosus chromosome 17, fSclFor1.1, whole genome shotgun sequence encodes these proteins:
- the LOC108921822 gene encoding potassium/sodium hyperpolarization-activated cyclic nucleotide-gated channel 1-like, protein MEEKQDEKRDGNSVFRPHGTTGSLSNSVAFKPAEERDEAMAQVGGAEPEEADGASRQFGFIQRQFGAMLQPGVNKFSLRMFGSQKAVEKEQERVQTAGYWIIHPYSDFRFYWDLIMLIMMMGNLIIIPVGITFFTEQTSTTWLVFNVASDTIFLVDLVMNFRTGIVNEESSEIILDPKVIKLNYLKSWFVVDFLSSIPVDYIFLIVEKGFDSEVYKTARALRIVRFTKILSLLRLLRLSRLIRYIHQWEEIFHMTYDLASAVVRIFNLIGMMLLLCHWDGCLQFLVPLLQDFPSDCWVSLNGMVNDTWGKQYSYALFKAMSHMLCIGYGARSPVSMSDVWITMLSMIVGATCYAMFVGHATALIQSLDSSRRQYQEKYKQVEQYMSFHKLPADMRQKIHDYYEHRYQGKIFDEDSILSELNDPLKEEIVNFNCRKLVATMPLFANADPNFVTAMLSKLRFEVFQPNDYIIREGTVGKKMYFIQHGVASVITKMNKEMKLTDGSYFGEICLLTKGRRTASVRADTYCRLYSLSVDHFNEVLEEYPMMRRAFETVAIDRLDRIGKKNSLLLQKFQKDLNAGVFNTHENEILKQIIRQDREMVVSVERDQSAGGLNSNSVMRSPGRPLLSAPLQQCASPRVLPPILPPINSPCPSPSPGPAPPTPLPRHGSAPSSCPFTPGAGSPSVSGAPVGRTFVYGSPGASQLSLVHQAAASPPRRAAQAPAPGALGMDARPLSASQPALPHESAPLGARVTVAPGESPSRVLRQMSSGASLPPPLLPPAQRRDSPPRMESTGHDSTEPESDKLRFSSNL, encoded by the exons ATGGAGGAGAAGCAGGACGAGAAGCGGGACGGAAACAGCGTGTTCCGGCCGCACGGCACCACCGGCAGCCTCTCCAACTCGGTGGCCTTCAAGCCGGCGGAGGAGCGCGACGAAGCCATGGCCCAGGTGGGGGGCGCGGAGCCGGAGGAGGCGGACGGCGCGTCCCGGCAGTTCGGCTTCATCCAGCGGCAGTTCGGCGCGATGCTGCAGCCCGGAGTGAACAAGTTCTCGCTGAGGATGTTCGGCAGCCAGAAGGCGgtggagaaggagcaggagagggTGCAGACGGCAGGGTATTGGATCATACACCCGTACAGCGACTTCAG GTTCTACTGGGACTTGATCATGCTCATCATGATGATGGGAAATCTGATCATCATTCCTGTGGGAATTACCTTCTTCACGGAGCAGACGAGCACCACGTGGCTCGTGTTCAACGTGGCCTCCGACACCATCTTCCTCGTGGACCTGGTCATGAACTTCCGCACGGGCATCGTCAACGAGGAGAGCTCCGAGATCATTCTGGACCCCAAGGTGATCAAGCTGAACTACCTCAAGAGCTGGTTCGTCGTGGACTTCCTGTCCTCCATACCCGTGGACTACATCTTCCTCATCGTGGAGAAGGGCTTCGACTCGGAGGTGTACAAGACGGCGCGGGCCTTGCGCATCGTCCGCTTCACCAAGATCCTCAGCCTGCTGCGGCTGCTCAGGTTGTCGCGCCTCATCAGGTACATCCACCAGTGGGAGGAG ATCTTCCACATGACCTATGACCTGGCCAGCGCCGTCGTCCGCATCTTCAACCTCATCggcatgatgctgctgctgtgccactgggACGGGTGCCTGCAGTTCCTCGTCCCGCTGCTGCAGGACTTCCCGTCCGACTGCTGGGTGTCCCTAAACGGTATGGTT AACGACACCTGGGGGAAGCAGTACTCGTACGCCCTCTTCAAGGCCATGAGCCACATGCTGTGCATCGGCTACGGCGCCCGTTCGCCCGTCAGCATGTCCGACGTGTGGATCACCATGCTCAGCATGATCGTGGGCGCCACCTGCTACGCCATGTTCGTGGGCCACGCCACCGCCCTCATCCAGTCGCTGGACTCGTCCCGGCGCCAGTACCAGGAGAAG TACAAACAAGTGGAGCAGTACATGTCCTTCCACAAGCTGCCAGCCGACATGCGCCAGAAGATCCACGACTACTACGAGCACCGCTACCAGGGCAAGATCTTCGACGAGGACAGCATCTTAAGCGAGCTGAACGACCCGCTGAAGGAG GAGATCGTGAACTTCAACTGCCGCAAGCTGGTGGCCACCATGCCCCTGTTCGCCAACGCTGACCCCAACTTCGTGACGGCCATGCTGAGCAAGCTCAGGTTCGAGGTGTTCCAGCCCAACGACTACATCATCCGCGAAGGGACTGTGGGCAAGAAGATGTACTTCATCCAGCACGGCGTGGCCAGCGTCATCACCAAGATGAACAAGGAGATGAAGCTGACGGACGGCTCCTACTTCGGAG AGATCTGCCTGTTGACGAAGGGACGCCGTACGGCCAGCGTGAGGGCGGACACCTACTGCCGCCTGTACTCGCTGTCGGTGGACCACTTCAACGAGGTTCTCGAGGAGTACCCCATGATGAGGCGGGCCTTCGAGACCGTGGCCATCGACCGGCTCGACCGCATCG GGAAAAAGAACTCCCTGCTTCTGCAGAAGTTCCAGAAGGACCTGAACGCCGGAGTCTTCAACACGCACGAGAACGAGATCCTGAAGCAGATCATCCGGCAGGACCGGGAGATGGTCGTCAGCGTGGAACGCGACCAGTCTGCTGGGGGGCTCAACTCCAACTCGGTGATGCGGTCGCCGGGGCGACCGCTCCTGTCGGCCCCCCTGCAGCAGTGCGCCTCCCCCCGCGTGCTCCCCCCCATCCTGCCGCCCATCAACtccccctgcccctccccctcgcCCGGCCCCGCTCCGCCGacgcccctcccccgccacgGCTCGGCGCCGTCCTCGTGCCCATTCACTCCGGGAGCGGGGAGCCCGTCCGTCTCCGGTGCCCCGGTGGGCCGGACGTTTGTCTACGGCTCCCCCGGGGCGTCCCAGCTCTCCCTGGTGCACCAGGCGGCCGCGTCCCCCCCCCGCAGGGCTGCGCAGGCCCCGGCCCCGGGTGCCCTCGGCATGGACGCGCGTCCCCTGTCCGCCTCCCAGCCGGCCCTCCCCCACGAGAGCGCGCCGCTGGGGGCGAGGGTCACGGTGGCGCCGGGGGAGTCCCCGAGCAGGGTGCTCAGACAGATGTCGTCCGGCGCCTCGCTGCCGCCACCCCTGCTGCCCCCCGCCCAGCGCCGGGATTCCCCTCCCAGGATGGAGTCCACGGGTCACGACAGCACAGAGCCGGAGTCAGACAAGCTGCGCTTCTCCTCCAACTTGTGA
- the mrps30 gene encoding large ribosomal subunit protein mL65, which produces MAVWMRSSWRPAVAALKPRPPLTGHRAVHSGPEPAEPAERKQALYPAVVPSRTAKSKCAKRRRIEQFCSQVRAAGEVALDAGGERLRLLTKTQRPKFVVQPQTLAIGADRWYQHFTKTAFVPGLPQRFFLCPGAVLVEEQEEGDRPAATTAAAEELVSEVRALVSDALLQESYHMKKARAFLGRAQEHLVAPFLTNVVCAVTGALSRQSALLRASSLDLRPDVNFYWMRGQRTIPRGHRSGRVEPIRFQIDDKPHSQIRVPQQLPEFLPLEAHIPQEVPAVSYPPDLMPLFKKQYDNNVSIGSKFGDPCCYGHTQFHVVQDRYHRDRLIKAGLPEQVEVGLRANAIASLFAWTAAQAMYQGFWSREDVTRPFVSQAVITDGRYFSFFCYQLNTVALSVDTDAGNRRTNVCWGTESLPLYEALRDGELLGLNQGVLELLVRFLLNAPQLA; this is translated from the exons ACCGGGCCGTCCACTCGGGCCCGGAGCCGGCGGAGCCGGCGGAGCGCAAGCAGGCGCTGTACCCGGCCGTCGTGCCGTCGCGCACGGCCAAGAGCAAGTGTGCCAAGCGGCGGAGGATAGAGCAGTTCTGCAGCCAAGTGCGCGCCGCCGGCGAGGTCGCACTCGACGCCGGCGGCGAGCGGCTCCGACTGCTCACCAAGACGCAGCGGCCCAAGTTCGTGGTGCAGCCGCAGACACTCGCCATCGGCGCCGACCGCTGGTACCAGCACTTCACCAAGACGGCCTTCGTGCCGGGCCTCCCGCAGCGCTTCTTCTTGTGTCCCGGCGCCGTCCTCGtcgaggagcaggaggagggcgACCGGCCGGCGGCGACGACGGCGGCGGCCGAGGAGCTCGTGTCCGAGGTGCGCGCCCTCGTGAGCGACGCCCTGCTGCAGGAGAGCTACCACATGAAGAAAGCGCGAGCCTTCCTGGGCAGAGCGCAGGAGCACCTGGTGGCCCCTTTCCTCACCAACGTGGTGTGCGCCGTCACCGGGGCTCTCAGTAGGCAGAGCGCGCTGCTGCGGGCCTCCAGTCTCG ACCTCAGGCCTGATGTCAATTTCTACTGGATGAGAGGACAGAGAACCATTCCACGGGGACACCGCAGCGGTCGCGTCGAACCCATCAGGTTCCAGATCGATGACAAACCACACTCTCAAATAAGAGTCCCCCAGCAGCTCCCGGAG ttcctgcccTTGGAGGCACACATTCCCCAAGAGGTTCCTGCGGTCAGCTACCCCCCAGACCTGATGCCCCTGTTCAAGAAGCAGTACGACAACAACGTTTCAATAG GGTCCAAGTTTGGCGACCCCTGTTGCTATGGCCACACGCAGTTCCATGTGGTTCAGGACCGCTACCATCGGGACCGGCTCATCAAGGCGGGGCTCCCTgagcaggtggaggtgggactGAGGGCCAACGCCATTGCCAGCCTCTTTGCTTGGACTGCTGCGCAAGCCATGTACCAGG GTTTCTGGAGCAGGGAGGACGTGACACGCCCCTTTGTGTCGCAGGCTGTCATCACGGATGGACGCtacttctccttcttctgctaCCAGCTGAACACGGTTGCGCTCTCGGTGGACACGGACGCCGGGAACCGCAGGACGAACGTGTGCTGGGGCACCGAGAGCCTGCCGCTGTATGAGGCCCTGAGGGACGGCGAGCTGCTCGGCCTGAACCAGGGCGTGCTGGAGCTGCTGGTCCGTTTCCTGCTGAATGCCCCGCAGTTGGCGTGA